The segment GTATTATAACTATTTTTAATAAAAAAGCAATCTTAAAAAGCAGTTTTATTTATTAAGTCAAAATATAATAAAATGAAAACTATTAACTAAACAATTGGAGATATTATGAATATTATAAAAAAAGTTACATTTATTGCAAAAGATGATTCTATTGATAAAATGAAAGATTTATTAAAAGATATGGTTGAAGCTTCTAAAAATGAAAAAGGGTGTTTATCCTATGACATTTATCAACTTAAACAAAATCCAGCAAAATTTGTAGTTGTTGAAGCTTGGGAAAATGAAGAAGCATTAGAAGGTCACAAAACTACAGAACATTATAAATACTATAAATCAAACTTTGAACCATACTGTAAAGATAAATATAGTGATGATTTAGAGATTATATAAAGGCAATATTTTGAAAAACTTATGGACAGATGAAGAGGCAAAAGAGTATAAAAGTGATTTAGAACTAAGAGTTTTTACTTCTAATTTGTTAGGTAGAAGTGATGAATTAGTTCTACATGGTGGAGGTAATACTTCTGTAAAATCAAAAGTAAATGATGAAGATATTCTTTATGTAAAAGGAAGTGGTTGGGACTTAGTTTCAATCAAAGAAGAAGGTTTTGCTCCTGTTAAACTTGATACTTTAATCAAGATGGCAAAACTTGAGAGTTTGAGTGATAGTGATATGGTATCACAACAAAAAGAAGCTATGATAGACAAAAGTGCACCAAATCCTTCTGTTGAAGCAATTTTACATGCAATCATTCCTTTTAAATTTGTAGACCATACACATGCAGATGCGGTTGTAACAATATCTAATAATAAAAATGGAATAGAAAATATTAAAAAAGTTTTTCCAAACTTTTTAATTATCCCTTATGTAATGCCTGGTTTCATATTGGCAAAAACTATTTATGATATGACTAAGGAGTATGATTGGGAAAATAGTGATGGAATTATTTTGCATAATCATGGAATATTTACCTTTGATGATGATGCAAAAAAATCCTATGACAAAATGATATCTGCTGTTACTTTAGCAGAGAACTTTTTAGAAGATAATGCAAAACTTGAAATACCAAATTTGGAAACTAAAGAAGTAGATTTAACTGAACTTATAACTACTATTTCTAACGAGAAAGGTTATGATGTAGCTTTAAAAGTAAATCAAGATAAAGAAGCTTTATATTATGCTTCTCAAACAAATCTAAAAGAAAATGTTACAAAAGGAGTTTTAACTCCTGAGCATATTATTAGAACAAAAAAAGTACCTTTAGTTTTGGAAAATAATGATATAAAAAGTGCTATAGAAGAGTATAAAAAACAATATAAAATATATTTTGAAAGGTATGCAAAAGATGAAATTTGTCTAAATCCTGCTCCAAATTATGCTGTAATAAAAGACTTTGGAGTTATATCTTTTGGGAAAAATGAGAAAGAAGCAAGTATTATAAATGATATTGTAACGCACACTATAAGAGCTGTTTTAAGAGCTCAAAAATTAGGTGGCTTTGTAAGTATAAGTGAAAAAGATAGTTTCGAAATGGAATATTGGGAACTAGAGCAAGCAAAATTAGCAAAAAGTGGTATCACGAAGTGATAAGTTTCCTTGAAAAATTGAAAAAATAAGAAGTTTTAAACTTCTTATTTTAAAAGTCTGTAAAAATAGACTTTACTCCCCATTTAAATAACATTTTAATATCTTCTTTTTTATTTACAGTATAAACATTTACATAAAATCCTGCATCATTTAATTTTTTAACCAAAGTTTCATCTGTAATTTCAAAATCACAATTATAGTTTTTTACATTTAAACTTTTTAAGTAATTTATCAAATCTTTTGGATGCTTTTTTTCTTGTAATGCTGCTGTTTCGATTGAGGGATTTATATCATGTATTTGTTTTAAATAAATATGATTAAAAGAAGAGATTATAACTTTGTTTTGCATTTTAGTTTCATCAACTATTTTTAATACTTCTTTTGCTGCTATTTCATGGAACTTTGTATTTTCTAAATCTTTTATTTCAATATTTGCGAAGATATTGTTTTGTTTTAAAAATAGTAAGACCTCTTTTAGTGTTGGTATTTTCTGTATTTGTTCTTTTTTTAAATCTTCAATTGAGAGTATATTCTCTTTTATAGCATTAAAGGGATCTTCTTTTATAAACCATGAAGAAAAATCAAGCTTTAGGAGTTGTTCATAGGTATAGTCTACAACCTTATAAGGCTTTTTGAACTCTTCGAAATTTTTTACATCACTTGTTCGTTCTAGTGTGTCATCATGAATAATAACAGCAATTCCATCTTTTGTAAAAGCAACATCAAACTCTACTATTTGGTATTTCCCAATTATTTGTTCAAAGGCTGACATTGTATTTTCAGCTCTTAATGATCTCAATCCTCTGTGAGCTATAAGTAGTTGTTCATCTTTTTTAAAGTTATCCCAAAAGTTCATTTATCTTACCTCTTTTTTTGTAAGTACTAAGTTTAATATTGCCAAGATTGATGTTGTAATTATTAGTAAAAATGAAATTGCATTTATAATAGGAGTACTTCCATCTCTAACTTGTAGATATAAATTTATAGGCAAAGTGGTATCAGAACCCACTAAAAATAGGGTAGTATTGAAGTTCTCAAAACTCATTAGAAAAGCAACAGCACCAGCTCCTATAAGAGCTGGTTTTAAAAATGGTAAAATAATATATCTGATGGTTTCAAATTTTGTGGCTCCTAAATTTAAAGCAGCATCAGATAAAGAGTTATCAAACTTTTTAAGTCTTGCAGAAACTACAAGTAAAACAAAAGTAGAGATAAATGAAAATTGACCAACAATAACCAACCAAAAGCTAGGTCTTAAAATATTAATATCCAATCCAAAAGTATCTTCTATATATGTTCCTGCACTATTTGTTGCTAAAAGTAATGAAATACCAAGTATTACTCCTGGAATTACTAAAGGAAGAAGTGCTAGAAAATAAAAAGCTTGTTTAAACTTGAACTCTTCTCTTTCAAATAAAAATGCACCCATTGTCCCCATAATCAAAGAAAATATAGAGACAAAAAAAGCAGTTTGAATACTTATAAAAATACTTTGTAAACTATTATCATCATGAAATAATCCAAGTCTATCCCTTGTATCTGATAAAAACCAATCAAGGGAGAATCCTTTCCAAGGTAAAGTTGGGAAATCAGAATTATTAAATGCTAAAATACAAGTAATAACTAAAGGTGCAAATAAAAAAACATAAAACAAAGTTATGTAAAGTAAAAAGCCAAAATTATATTTTTTGCTTCTTGGCAATGATCTTATCATGATAAAGCCTTTGAAAGATTTTGTTTAGAAATTTTTAAAGCAATCCAAATAATAAGTGAAGATAAAATCAAAAGTAAGAAACCAAAAGCGGCACCTTGATTCCAATTGAAACTTGCGATAAATTGGTTATAAATTTGCTCTGTAAACCATAAGGAATTTTTTCCACCCATTAGATTTGGAGTTAAATAATTACCAAGTGTTAACATAAATACAACTATAGAACCAGATACAATTCCAGGAGCTGCATAGGGAATAATTATTTTGAAGAAGATTACAAATTTAGAAGCACCCAAATCTAAAGCTGCCTCAATATAGCTATCATCCATGCCATCTAATGCAGAAATAAGTGGAACTATCATAAATAGCATTGAAGTATAAACAAGTCCCATTATCATACTTATATCATTATAAAGCATTTCAATTGGTTTATCTATTATTCCAAATTGCATTAAATAATAGTTTATAACTCCACTTTCTCTAAGTAAAATCATCCAACCATAAACACGCACAAGTTCACTCACCCAAAATGGCATCAAAAGAAGTATTGTCAAAAAGCCTTTATATTTGGGTGAAACAACTTTTGTGATATAAAAAGCAATGGGAAAGGTTACTACAAAAGTCAAAAATGTCACAAGAATAGAGTATGTAGCTGTTCTTACAAAAGTATACCAATATATATTTTCTTTAAAAAATGCATTATAATTACTAAAGCTCCAAACCATATCACCCACATCATTTTCTACTTTTAATGACATAAGTAACAGATCAATTTGTGGCAAAATTATAAGTAAAAAAAGCCACAAAAATACTGGAATAAAGAATATAAAAAATCCTAATTTAATATGCTTTTTCATGATTTATAACACTTACAATCTTCTAAATGAACGCCAGCTTTTACTATGTCATCTTTTTGAATATGAGTAAACTCTCTATTTTGAGGAAGAGAAACCATTATCTCATTATTATTGTCTAAAAAGCTTGCTAGTATTTTTGTATTTGAACCATCAAAAAGTATTGTTTTTACTTTCAAATCAAAATAATTCATATCTTTTTCACCTTCTTTTGGGAATAGGGCAATGGCTTCTGGTCTTATAAATAATAGACAATCTTTTTGTATATCAGTATCTATAAATTTGGCTAAAAAATTAAGACCCTCTTTTGTTTTAACTGAATTTTCATTTTCTTTATAAGCTTGAAACTTATTTGTTTCCCCCACAAAAGATGCTACAAAACTGGTCTTTGGGTTTGAGTATAGATTTTGAGGAGTATCTATTTGTTCTAATTGTCCTTTATTCATAACTGCTACTTTATCGCTCATAACTAATGCTTCAGATTGGTCATGAGTTATATAAATAAAGGTGGTGCCAATTTCATTTTGAAGTTTTTTCAGCTCTATTTTCATCTGTTCCCTAAGTTTTAAATCTAAGGCTCCTAAAGGCTCATCTAAAAGTAAAATTGAAGGTGAAAGTACAAGTGACCTAGCTATGGCAACTCTTTGTTTCTGTCCACCTGAAAGTTCTTGTACATTGTGATTTAAGTAATCACTTAAGTGAACTCTCTCTAACATAGATTTGACTTTTTTTTCTATCTCTTTTTTTGGAACATTTTGTCTTTTTAAGCCAAAGGCTACATTTTCTTGGACATTCATCATGGGAAATAGTGCTAAGTTTTGAAAAACAAGATTTACAGGTCTTTTATTTGGTGGTATTCCTACCATTTCATTATTGTTGATAAGTATATTTCCTGAACTTGGCTCTAAAAATCCAGCAATCATTCTAAGAAGAGTAGTTTTACCACAACCAGATGGTCCTAGAATTGAAAAAAACTTCCCTTCTTCTACTTGGAAGTTTACTCCATTTACAGCTTTGTACTTTCCAAAAGTTTTTTTTAATTCTTTTATGTCTAAAATATTTTCCATTGATTTTCCTATAATAAGGGAGTATGAACTTCCCTTATTGTTTATTGTGCAGATTTTATTAAATCTAAGGTTCTACCCTCTATTTTTTCTAATTTAGCAGGTACAGGAGGATACCAGTTTATATTTTCAATATCTTCATTACTAAATGTTCTCTCAAAGTTATCTCTTTTCTCAGAATCTAATAATTTAATTGCTCCATTAGAAGCTGTACCATAACCTTGGTCATTTGTAAAATAAGCTGCATTTTCTGGTTTTAGCATAAAGTTAATCCATTTATAAGCACCATCAATATTTTTAGCTTTTGAAGGAATTGCAAAAGTATCAATCCAACCTAATGCTCCACTTTTTGGGGCAACAAAATCAATGTCTGGGTTTTCTTTGTGTAGTTTCCAACCACCACCGTCCCATCCCATGGCAACAGTAACTTCTCCACTTCTTAACATACTTAAAAGTGCATCTCCATTTGCCCAATAGTTATGTACTAAAGGTTTTGCTGCAATTAAATCTTTTTCAACTGTATTCATTAAAGAAGAGTAAGCCGCTATATCAGAATATTTTTTAAAGGGATCAACTCCTTTTCCAAATGCAACAGCAATTAAAGTTGGTCTTTTAAGTCTATAAGAGATTTTTCCTTTATATTTAGGATTTAATAAATCACTATAATCTTTTGCACCAGGAGCTAACTTTTTATTAACTATTAAACCAGAAGTTCCATAACAAAAAGGTATTGCATATGATTCACCTTTTACTTTTGTATTGTTTTTAACAGCAGTTAACATAGATGGAACAACATTTGCTGTTGTGATTTTTGAATAATCTATTGGCATATAGATTTTATATTTTGCTTGTACTGAACTTATTCTATCTTGAGAAGGTTGGGCTAGGTCAAATCCTGCGCCTCTTGTTGCTCTTAATTTTGCAATCATCTCTTCATTATTTGAATATGTAAGTTCAACATTTATGCCTGTTTCTTTTTCAAATTTATCCACTAATGCTTGGGGTGCATATCCTTTCCATGTAAGGATTTTAAGTGTATCATTGGCAAATAAGTTACTACTAAGTAAAGCAGTTGTAGCAACAGCTAAAAGGGCTAATTTTTTCATCTTTTCTCCTAAATTTTATATAACTAGTGATTATATTAGAGATTTATTACATAAAAGTAACAACAACATCTTGTAAGTATAATAAATCCTTTTTGCTTATTTATTCTTTAAATAGACTTAAAGTTAATAATTTGTTTATTATAATTATATGCTATAATCAAGTAATTAAAGAAATAAAATTTTTTATAATATTATTTATAATTATAAATGACAATTGTTAATTTTATTCTAATTGGAGAGCATATTGAAATATTTAATGGCCATTGATGCAGGAACAGGTAGCGTTCGGGCGGTTATTTTTGATACTAATGGAAATCAAATAAGTGTAGGTCAAAGGGAATGGACGCATTTAGAAGATGAAGGTGTTAAATACAGTATGAGCTTTGATTTTACTACAAACTGGCAACTATGTATTGATTGTATAAAAGAAGCAATTGAAAAATCACAAATAAATCCAAATGATATTTTAGCCCTTAGTTCTACAAGCATGAGAGAAGGTATTGTTTTATATGATAAAGATGGAAATGAGCTTTGGGGTGTCGCAAATGTTGATGCAAGAGCAGGTGAAGAGGTTAAGTACTTAAAAAAACATTTTGAAGGTATAGAAGAAGAGTTTTATCATACTTCAGGACAAACTTTTGCATTAGGCGCACTCCCCAGAATTTTATGGCTTAAGAATAATAGACCTAAGGTTTATGAAAAAGTTGCAAAAATCTCTATGATAGGTGATTGGATTTTAGCAAAATTAAGTGGTGTAATTGCAAGTGACCCAAGCAATGCAGGAACTACTGGCATATTTTCACTTCTTAAGAGAACTTGGGATTGTAATCAAGCTTTAAAAATTGGACTAAAAGATGATATCTTTCCTCCTTGTTATGAAGTAGGGACTATTATTGGATTGGTTAATGAAAAAGCTTCAAAAGAAACAGGACTTTCAAATAATACAAAAGTCGTAATGGGTGGAGGAGATGTTCAATTAGGCTCTGCTGGATTAGGAGTTGTAGAAGTTGGACAAGTAGCAGTTCTTGGTGGTTCTTTTTGGCAACAAATTGTAAATATATCATCTGATATTTATCCTCCTTCAAATATGAGTTTAAGGGTTAATCCCCACGTTATTCCACATCAATCTCAAGCAGAGGGTATTACCTTTTTTTCTGGACTAATTATGAGATGGTTTAGGGATGCTTTTTGTGATATGGAAAAGCAAGAAGCAAAAGAGAAAAATATTGATGTTTATGAAATACTTGAAAAAAAGGCCAAAGATGTTCCTGTTGGTTCTTATGGAATCATGCCTATATTTTCTGATTCTATGAAGTATGGTAAATGGTATCATGCTGCACCTTCATTTGTAAATTTAAGTATTGATTCAAATATTTGTAATAAGGCTTCTATGTTTAGAAGCTTAGAAGAAAATGCTTGTATAGTCTCTTCTATAAATTTGGAAAAAGTAGAAACTTTTACAAAGCTAAAGTTTGATGAAATAGTTTTTGCAGGTGGAGCTAGTAAGGGAAAACTTTGGCCTCAAATATTAGCAGATGTAACGGGCTGTAAAATCAAAATACCTAAAGTGACAGAAGCAACAGCCCTTGGAGCAGCAATGGCAGCAGGTGTTGGAGCTGGTATTTTTGAGACACTTAGCTTAGCTTCAAAAGAGTTAGTTGTTTGGGATAAAGAGTATTTACCAAACCTTGAAAATAAAAAAATATATGATGATATAAAAGAAAAGTGGATAAAAATTTATAATAAACAATTGGAATTAGTTGATAATGGATTAACTAATTCTATGTGGAAAGCACCAGGAGTATAGATGAAATTAACAAACGAAAATGAACATGAATATAGATTTGGAACACATGGACCAAAATACTTAACAAAAGGTCCCATGATAGATATGGGAGTTGTTGTAATTGGGGTAGGAGAAGAACACCCTTGTCATAAACATGTAAAACAAGAAGAGTCATTTTTTGTTTTAGAGGGTGAATGTAGCGTTTATCTTGATGGAGTAAAAGTTGTAATTAAAAAAGGTGATTATTTACAATGTGAACTTGGTGAGTCACATATGTTTATAAATGAAAGCGAAAAGCCTTTTAAGGCAGTCTTTATAAAAGCTCCACATTTTGAAGTGAAAGATTCTGTGTATATTGATTGGAAACCTGGGCAAGAATTTATAAAAGAGGATTAATAATGGAATTTAAAAGGAATTTGTATTTTATTCTTGAAAGACCAGCAAATCATAAATATGGGATGTTTGTTCAAGCAATTATATATATAAATATATTTGCTAGTATTTTGATATTATTTCTAGAAACAGAAGAGTCTTTAAAAGGATATATGCATATATTAAATTATATAAATATATTTAGTATTGGACTTTTTACTCTAGAATATATTGCAAGAATATATTGTATAAATTATGATAATAAGAAAAAAAGAATGAAGTACATTTTTTCTCCTTTTATGATTATTGATTTATTAGTATTATTACCTTTTTATTTATCTTTTTTTCCTTTTTTAAATATAGATTTAGCATTTCTTAGAACTTTGAGAGTTTTAAGAATTTTCAAACTTTTTAGACTAGGAAAATTTATAGAATTTGATAATATATTGGCTCAAATAGTAAAAGAAAAAAAAGAGGAGTTTATATTTATTTTAATAGCTTCTGTTATAATATTATTTACAATATCACCTTTAGTATATTTTGCAGAACACGATGCCCAACCTACAGTATATAAAAGTATGTTTGATTCTCTTTGGTGGTCAGTAATAACATTTACAACTGTTGGATATGGAGATATGTATCCAATAACAGGTTTTGGGAGAATATTAGCTACATTTTTAAGTGTATTTGGAATAGCTTTTTACGCAATACCTGGTTCAATATTAACATCTGCATTTTTAGATAAGATGAATCATAAAAAGCATTATAAAGAAGAAAATATTAGTGATGAAAAATAAGGCCTAAGATGGAAAAAAGAATATTAGAAATCGAAAAACTAAAAGCTGCTCTTGGTGAAAGTTTAACACAAGAAGAAATCGAGAAAAAACTAAAAGAAAAATTGGAAGCAAAGAGTGAAAAAGAAAGTGTAAAAAGCGAACTTATTGTTGAAGAAGAAGTTAAACAAGATGATATAGATGATGAAACAAAGGAATCTGAAAATATTGATAAAATAAATGAGGAAATTATTGATGAGAACAAAGATGACCTTATAGAAAAAGAATCAAATAAATTAGAAGAAAATCCAACAGAAGATTTAACAAATTTTGAAATTGAAGTTGAGGAGATAAGTGCTGAAAAATTAGCACTTTTAAATAAAAGAAGAATGGAAGATTTAAAAGTAAACAAAAAAAGTTCTATAAATATATTTATATATCTTTTTTCTTTTATTGCTATTCTTTTGATAATTTTTGCAGCATATTTGTTTATGAATAAACCTGCTGTAAAAGAAGTAGTTGTTTATAAAAAGAGTGAACCAAAAGAGATAATAAAAGAAATTGTAACAGAAAAAATAGTTCCTGCAAAACCCCTTGATGATAAGCAATTAAAAAGTTACTTTAATTCAAACAAGTATGAAATTTACAAATGTTATGATTTTAAAGTGGGTATTGCAACTTTTCCAAATGAGTGTAAAAAAACACTAAAAGACTTTTTAGCAAAAAACAAAGATAGTTTTAAACTAGAAGTTACAGCCGTAATATCTCCTGATGATAAAGAGATAATAAAAAAAGCTAATTTAGAAAATGCAAGTGATACACTAAAAGAGTATATTATAAGAGGATTCTCAAGACAAAGAGTTTTAGAAACATCTTTTTATATAAGAGATGTTTTAAAAGATGATGTTATTTTAACTCCTGTAAATTATTATGTTAAATCTAAAAAGTTAAGTAAAGGAATAATTATAAAAGCCTACTATTTAGAAAAATAGTAGATTTTTATTTATTTATGAGATATATTCTTTTCTATTAGTTTTCCCTCTTCATTCATCAAATAAGCAGCTCCAAAACCTAAAACTAAAGATTTATCTTTTGGAGTTAGTTCAACTATTTTAAAATCTTTCATTTTTCTAATAAATGAAAGATTATCTCCATATCTTTTATCAAATAATTCAAAATATTTTTCACCTTCAACTATTTTACATGAGGCAGAAAAATATAATCTTTTTCTAGCATAAATATGAGAAGCATCTTTTTCGTCTTCTATTAAAAAAACATGAGCTTTTAAAGTGTCTTCGATATTTTTATAATGGGGTAGGGCAGAACTCATAACAACATAAAATTTATTATCATCTTCCACAAAGGGTGAGTAACTTGTAAGCGGTTCATTATCTTTACTTGTAGTTGAAAGTGTTAAAGAGAATTTGTCTTTTGGAAAAGTTTTAAATGCATCAATTATCTCTTCATTTGTTAGTTTATTCATAGATTTCCTTTTTTGAATTATATATTTAAAATATTAAAATAAATTAAAAAGGTTATTTTAGTAAAATAGTATAAATAAAGGGGTTTTATGAAAAGATTTTCAAATGAAAACATGGTAGAGATAATTGAATATATTACAAACTATTTAAAAGATAAAGAAAGTAGATATATTTTTGAATTTGAAGTTTTGAATCCAGATATCTCTTTAGATGCATATAGTGGAGAGAAGTTTATTATAGAAAATAAGGAGTATATATATCGAAGTTATAATTCATGGAATTCCTTAGCACAAACTCTATTTTGTAAATTACAGACTCCCCAAGTTATTTCAAAAGAGTTTATTAAATTATCTTTTGTGAAACTAGACCAAGATGATAGTTTTCATAAAAGTTCAAGTGAACAAAGTGAAAAATATGGTATAAATTCAATCTTTGATAATATCAATAAAAATGAAGAAGCCTCATTCATTTATTATTATATGAATGCTTTAAAAAATGTAGATATAAGTTCAAAAACAAAAGTATTAAATTTAGGTGTTAATAGTGGAGGAGAATTTGAGGTTATAAAACAACTTTCAAGTGATTATAAAAAGACTCACTTTACTGGAATTGATTTTTGTGAGTCTGCTATAAATAAAGCTAAAAAAATTTTTTATGAATCAAATTTTTCATTTCTTGTAGAAGATATAAATAATATAAATAATTTAGATTTAGGTAAGTTTGATTTGATAATATCAATTGGAACTTTACAAAGTACAACATTAAATTTTAAAACATTTTTTATGTCTTTGGTTCAAGATTACTTAGAAGATAGAGGTTCTATAATTTTGGGATTTCCAAATTGTAGATGGATTGATACTCAAATGATTTATGGGGCAAAGGCACCAAATTATAGCTATTCAGAGTTGTCAATTTTATTTAATGATGTGATATTTTGTAAAAAGTATTTACAACAGAAAAAATATAGAGTTACTATTACAGGAAGAGATTATATATTTCTAACTGCAACATCAATAAAAAAAGGTTAATATGAAGTTTATATTTATATTTATTTTTATATTTTTGAATCTTTCTTTTGCAGAAGATTTTAATAAGATAAAAAGTGTTGAAGAATTTAAAAGTTATATGGCAAAAGAGCACAAATTTAATAAAAAAGAGTTGTCAGATTTATTTTCAGATGTAATGATTCAAAAAGATTCTTTATGGTTTTATACAAAACCTCATAAAACAGATTATAAGACACACTATTGGACAGATTATAGTAAAAATTTTTTATCAAAAAAGAAAGTACAAGCGGGAGTTGATTTTTTAAAAAATAACAATGAGGCTTTATACAAAGCTTATAAAGAGTATAAAATACCAAGTGCATATATAGTTGCAATAATTGGAATTGAGAGCAATTATGGTGGCTTTATGGGTAAAAATCCTACTTTTGATACTTTAAGTACTTTAGCATTTAAAGAAAATAGAAGAAATAGTTTTTTTAAAAAAGAACTTGAAGCATATTTACTTATGACTAGAAAAGAAAAAATAGATCCCAAAGAGATTAAAGGTTCATTTGCAGGAGCAATAGGTTATTGTCAATTTATGCCTAGTAATTTTAAAAAAGTAGCAGTTGACTTAGATGAA is part of the Arcobacter sp. F2176 genome and harbors:
- a CDS encoding putative quinol monooxygenase; this translates as MNIIKKVTFIAKDDSIDKMKDLLKDMVEASKNEKGCLSYDIYQLKQNPAKFVVVEAWENEEALEGHKTTEHYKYYKSNFEPYCKDKYSDDLEII
- a CDS encoding class II aldolase/adducin family protein — its product is MKNLWTDEEAKEYKSDLELRVFTSNLLGRSDELVLHGGGNTSVKSKVNDEDILYVKGSGWDLVSIKEEGFAPVKLDTLIKMAKLESLSDSDMVSQQKEAMIDKSAPNPSVEAILHAIIPFKFVDHTHADAVVTISNNKNGIENIKKVFPNFLIIPYVMPGFILAKTIYDMTKEYDWENSDGIILHNHGIFTFDDDAKKSYDKMISAVTLAENFLEDNAKLEIPNLETKEVDLTELITTISNEKGYDVALKVNQDKEALYYASQTNLKENVTKGVLTPEHIIRTKKVPLVLENNDIKSAIEEYKKQYKIYFERYAKDEICLNPAPNYAVIKDFGVISFGKNEKEASIINDIVTHTIRAVLRAQKLGGFVSISEKDSFEMEYWELEQAKLAKSGITK
- a CDS encoding glycerophosphodiester phosphodiesterase family protein; translation: MNFWDNFKKDEQLLIAHRGLRSLRAENTMSAFEQIIGKYQIVEFDVAFTKDGIAVIIHDDTLERTSDVKNFEEFKKPYKVVDYTYEQLLKLDFSSWFIKEDPFNAIKENILSIEDLKKEQIQKIPTLKEVLLFLKQNNIFANIEIKDLENTKFHEIAAKEVLKIVDETKMQNKVIISSFNHIYLKQIHDINPSIETAALQEKKHPKDLINYLKSLNVKNYNCDFEITDETLVKKLNDAGFYVNVYTVNKKEDIKMLFKWGVKSIFTDF
- a CDS encoding ABC transporter permease, with the translated sequence MIRSLPRSKKYNFGFLLYITLFYVFLFAPLVITCILAFNNSDFPTLPWKGFSLDWFLSDTRDRLGLFHDDNSLQSIFISIQTAFFVSIFSLIMGTMGAFLFEREEFKFKQAFYFLALLPLVIPGVILGISLLLATNSAGTYIEDTFGLDINILRPSFWLVIVGQFSFISTFVLLVVSARLKKFDNSLSDAALNLGATKFETIRYIILPFLKPALIGAGAVAFLMSFENFNTTLFLVGSDTTLPINLYLQVRDGSTPIINAISFLLIITTSILAILNLVLTKKEVR
- a CDS encoding ABC transporter permease: MKKHIKLGFFIFFIPVFLWLFLLIILPQIDLLLMSLKVENDVGDMVWSFSNYNAFFKENIYWYTFVRTATYSILVTFLTFVVTFPIAFYITKVVSPKYKGFLTILLLMPFWVSELVRVYGWMILLRESGVINYYLMQFGIIDKPIEMLYNDISMIMGLVYTSMLFMIVPLISALDGMDDSYIEAALDLGASKFVIFFKIIIPYAAPGIVSGSIVVFMLTLGNYLTPNLMGGKNSLWFTEQIYNQFIASFNWNQGAAFGFLLLILSSLIIWIALKISKQNLSKALS
- a CDS encoding ABC transporter ATP-binding protein, whose protein sequence is MENILDIKELKKTFGKYKAVNGVNFQVEEGKFFSILGPSGCGKTTLLRMIAGFLEPSSGNILINNNEMVGIPPNKRPVNLVFQNLALFPMMNVQENVAFGLKRQNVPKKEIEKKVKSMLERVHLSDYLNHNVQELSGGQKQRVAIARSLVLSPSILLLDEPLGALDLKLREQMKIELKKLQNEIGTTFIYITHDQSEALVMSDKVAVMNKGQLEQIDTPQNLYSNPKTSFVASFVGETNKFQAYKENENSVKTKEGLNFLAKFIDTDIQKDCLLFIRPEAIALFPKEGEKDMNYFDLKVKTILFDGSNTKILASFLDNNNEIMVSLPQNREFTHIQKDDIVKAGVHLEDCKCYKS
- a CDS encoding extracellular solute-binding protein: MKKLALLAVATTALLSSNLFANDTLKILTWKGYAPQALVDKFEKETGINVELTYSNNEEMIAKLRATRGAGFDLAQPSQDRISSVQAKYKIYMPIDYSKITTANVVPSMLTAVKNNTKVKGESYAIPFCYGTSGLIVNKKLAPGAKDYSDLLNPKYKGKISYRLKRPTLIAVAFGKGVDPFKKYSDIAAYSSLMNTVEKDLIAAKPLVHNYWANGDALLSMLRSGEVTVAMGWDGGGWKLHKENPDIDFVAPKSGALGWIDTFAIPSKAKNIDGAYKWINFMLKPENAAYFTNDQGYGTASNGAIKLLDSEKRDNFERTFSNEDIENINWYPPVPAKLEKIEGRTLDLIKSAQ
- the lsrK gene encoding autoinducer-2 kinase; translation: MKYLMAIDAGTGSVRAVIFDTNGNQISVGQREWTHLEDEGVKYSMSFDFTTNWQLCIDCIKEAIEKSQINPNDILALSSTSMREGIVLYDKDGNELWGVANVDARAGEEVKYLKKHFEGIEEEFYHTSGQTFALGALPRILWLKNNRPKVYEKVAKISMIGDWILAKLSGVIASDPSNAGTTGIFSLLKRTWDCNQALKIGLKDDIFPPCYEVGTIIGLVNEKASKETGLSNNTKVVMGGGDVQLGSAGLGVVEVGQVAVLGGSFWQQIVNISSDIYPPSNMSLRVNPHVIPHQSQAEGITFFSGLIMRWFRDAFCDMEKQEAKEKNIDVYEILEKKAKDVPVGSYGIMPIFSDSMKYGKWYHAAPSFVNLSIDSNICNKASMFRSLEENACIVSSINLEKVETFTKLKFDEIVFAGGASKGKLWPQILADVTGCKIKIPKVTEATALGAAMAAGVGAGIFETLSLASKELVVWDKEYLPNLENKKIYDDIKEKWIKIYNKQLELVDNGLTNSMWKAPGV
- a CDS encoding cupin domain-containing protein; amino-acid sequence: MKLTNENEHEYRFGTHGPKYLTKGPMIDMGVVVIGVGEEHPCHKHVKQEESFFVLEGECSVYLDGVKVVIKKGDYLQCELGESHMFINESEKPFKAVFIKAPHFEVKDSVYIDWKPGQEFIKED
- a CDS encoding ion transporter, producing the protein MEFKRNLYFILERPANHKYGMFVQAIIYINIFASILILFLETEESLKGYMHILNYINIFSIGLFTLEYIARIYCINYDNKKKRMKYIFSPFMIIDLLVLLPFYLSFFPFLNIDLAFLRTLRVLRIFKLFRLGKFIEFDNILAQIVKEKKEEFIFILIASVIILFTISPLVYFAEHDAQPTVYKSMFDSLWWSVITFTTVGYGDMYPITGFGRILATFLSVFGIAFYAIPGSILTSAFLDKMNHKKHYKEENISDEK